Below is a genomic region from Streptomyces roseoviridis.
CGGCAGCTCCTCGACTCCAACCCGGTCCTCCAGCAGACCTTCGCCATCCGCGACGCCTACCTCGACCCCATCTCCTACCTCCAGGTCGCCCTCCTCGCCCGCCAGCGCTCCGCCGCCGAACGCGGCGAGGACCCCGACCCCCTGCTCGCCCGCGCCCTCCTCCTCACCGTGAACGGCGTCGCCGCCGGCCTGCGCAACACCGGCTGACGGCTCTCCACCGCACACGACAGTGCCCCCGCGGGTTCTCCCGCGGGGGCACCGTCATGACGGACGACGTCAGTGCTGCTGCGCCTTGCGGCGACGGCTCACCAGGAACGCACCGGCACCCGCGAGGGCGACGGCGGCGGCGGCGATGATGCCGACGGGGGCGCTGGAACCGGTCTCGGCCAGGTTGCCGTCCGAGTCACCGCCGTTGCCGCCGTTGCCGCCGTTGCTGCCGGGGGCGTTGGTGGCGCCGGGCGTGGACGGGGAAGCGGACGGCGACTCGGAGGTGCCGGGCGTCTCGGTGCCGGGCTTGTCGGTCGGCTTGTCCGTGGGCTTGTCCGTGGGCTTGTCGGTCGGCTTGTCCGTCGGCTTGTCCGTGGGCTTGTCGGTCGGCTTGTCCGTCGGGCAGTCGGTCTTGAAGACCTTGTGCTTGGCGCGGCCGTTCTCGCCCTCGAAGTTCCAGAACAGCTTGTACTGGCCGTTCGGGAGCGTCATGTCCTCGGTGCGCTCGTGGCCGTCACCGTCGAGGACGATGGTGCCCTCCTTGACCGTGGTGCCCTTCTCCTGCTCGTTCTTGGCCCAGGCCTCGATGTGCCACTGGACCTTCTGCTCGGCGTCGAAGCCGAACGCGTCGAGGTAGAAGGAGCAGACCTTGGGCTCGTTGTGCTTGAGCTCCTCACCGGTCTTGGAGTCGTGGATCTTCACGGTGCCGTTGTCGCCCTTGGGCTTACCGGTGGCGGAGGCGACCGGGGCGAGCAGCAGAGAAGCCGCGGTCACGGTGCTGACCACCGTGGCGGCGGAAATGAGGGTACGTCGCATAGGGCTGCTGTCCATCTGAGAGATGAGAGGGATGCCGTGGGAGGTGGCGGGGGCAGCCTATCCGCCGGCTCAAGTCGCCCTTAACCCAAGGGACGATAACGATTCCCAGCAATCAAGCCACCGTGTCCGAAAACCATCAGAGCGCGAAGAACGCCCCCACCAGCACCGCCGCCCCCACCCCCGCCACCGACCACGCCGTCCGCACCAGCCGCATCCCGCCCCCGATCAACGGCGCCGCCAGCACCAACGCCCCGCCCAGCGGCAACCACGCGTGCAGACCGCCACCCCAGCCCGCACGCACCGCCTCGTCCGTACCCGGCTTCACCACCACCGGCAGCGTCTCGCCCTTCTGCGCCGCCACCGAATGCGCGATCCGCAACGTGTGATGCCGCGACGCCGGATCATCCGACACGTAACGCCCGCTGCACATCTCCTCGGTACAACCCGTCACCGTCAACGTCCCGTGCTCCCGCCCCTTGGGCAACAGCACGTGCTGGGCCGAGTTCCAGGACGACCACACACCCGCCACCACGAGGAGCAGGACGACAAGGGCCATGGCGGCGTTACGGGCAAGCGTCATGACCCGCGATCGTACAGTCGTACCCGAACCAGGTCAGGAGTTGTACGCCGACTGCGCCCGCTCCAGGCCCTCCGTCACCAGGCACTCCACCGCATCCGCCGCCCGGTCCACGAAATAGTCCAGCTCCTTGCGCTCCGCCGACGAGAAGTCCTTCAGCACGAAATCCGCCACCTGCATCCGCCCCGGCGGCCGGCCGATACCGAACCGCAGCCGGTGGTACTCCGCGCCCATCGCCTTCGTCATCGACTTCAGACCGTTGTGCCCGTTGTCACCACCACCGAGCTTCAGCCGCAGCACCCCGTAATCGATGTCCAGCTCGTCGTGCACCGCCACCACACGCGCCGTCGGCACCTTGTAGAAGTCCCGCAACGCCGTCACCGGCCCGCCCGACAGATTCATGTACGACATCGGCTTGGCCAGCACCACCCGCCGGTTCGCCGGCCCCGGCGGACCCATCCGGCCCTCCACCACCTGCGCCTGCGCCTTCTGCGCCCGCTTGAACTTCCCGCCCATCCGCTCGGCCAGCAGGTCCACCACCATGAAACCCACGTTGTGCCGGTTCCCCGCGTACTCCGGGCCCGGATTGCCGAGGCCGACGATCAGCCAGGGGGCGTTCGCGTCGTCCGTCATCTGCGTCTCGTCTCCTCGTCCTCGCAACAGAAAGAAACGGGGTGCCGGACCGTTCCCGGTCCGTCACCCCGTCACGTCAGGCAGAGCCTACGGCTCAGGCCTCGGCGCCCTCGGAGCCCTCGCCCTCGGCAGCCGGCTCCTCGGCCTGCGCGGCCAGGATCTGGATGACGACGGCCTCGGGGTCCGTCACCAGGGTCGCGCCCTTCGGCAGCGCCACGTCCTTGGCGAGGATCGAGTCACCGGCCTGCAGGCCCGCGATCGACACCGTCACGGACTCGGGCAGGTGGGTGGCCTCGGCCTCGACGGAGATCGTGTTCAGCACGTTCTCGACCAGGAAGGCACCCGGAGCCAGGTCACCCTCGGTCTCGACGACGATCTCGACGGTGACCTTCTCGCCCCGCTGGACCAGCAGCAGGTCGACGTGCTCCAGGAAACCCTTCAGCGGGTCACGCTGAGCGGCCTTCGGGATCGCCAGCTCGGTGCCACGGCCCTCGATGTCCAGGGACAGCAGAACGTTCGGCGTACGCAGCGCCAGCGTCAGCTCGTGGCCCGGAAGGGTCAGGTGGATCGGGTCCGAACCGTGACCGTAGAGAACGCCGGGAACCTTGGCGTCACGACGGATCTTGCGGGCGGCACCCTTGCCGAACTCGGTGCGGAGGGAAGCGGCGAGCTTGACCTCGGACATGTGCACTCCTCGTATCAGGTGGTGACGGAGACGACTGTCACCCGGCCACGACTTGCCGATGGCCTGCTACGAAGAGCGCGTCGATAACGGACCGCCGAACCCGAGAACGGGTACGGCCTCCCTCGCCGAGCAACCACGACAGTCTAGCGGCCACCCCCCGACCGCCCAAATGGATCACCAGGACAGGGCCACCCGGGAAACACGTAAGGGCCGCGTCCCAGAGGAAGCGACCCTTACCACCAGCTCAGCCCACCGAGCCGGCCCCGACCAGGCTCAGATCAGCCCAGCCCGGCCCGGCCCGGCCGAGCTCACTGCTCCTCGAACAGGCTCGTCACCGAACCGTCCTCGAACACCTCACGCACCGCACGCGCGATCGTCGGCGCGATCGACAGCACCGTGATCTTGTCCAGCTCCAGCGAACTCGGATCCGGCAGCGTGTCCGTGAACACGAACTCGCTCACCTTCGAATTCTTCAGCCGATCAGCCGCCGGACCCGACAGGATGCCGTGCGTCGCCGTCACGATCACATCCTCCGCACCATGCGCGAACAGCGCATCGGCCGCCGCACAGATCGTGCCCGCCGTGTCCACCATGTCGTCCACCAGGACACACACACGACCCTCGACGTCACCCACGACCTCGTGGACCGTCACCTGGTTCGCCACGTCCTTGTCACGACGCTTGTGCACGATCGCCAGCGGCGCGTCCAGACGGTCACACCACCGGTCCGCCACCCGCACACGACCCGCGTCCGGAGACACGATCGTCAGCTTCGTCCGGTCCACCTTCGCACCCACGTAGTCCGCGAGCACCGGCAGCGCCGACAGATGATCCACCGGACCGTCGAAGAAGCCCTGGATCTGGTCCGTGTGCAGATCCACGGTCAGGATCCGGTGCGCACCCGCCGTCTTCAGCAGATCCGCCACCAGACGCGCCGAGATCGGCTCACGACCACGGTGCTTCTTGTCCTGACGCGCATAGCCGTACGACGGAATGATCACCGTGATGCTCCGGGCCGAAGCCCGCTTCAGAGCATCGATCATGATCAACTGCTCCATGATCCACTTGTTGATCGGAGCCGTGTGGCTCTGGATCAAGAAGCAGTCCGCACCGCGCGCGGACTCCTGGAAGCGGACATAGATCTCACCGTTGGCGAAGTCGAAAGCCTTGGTCGGCACGATGCCGACACCCAGCTGGTGTGCGACCTCCTCGGCCAGCTCGGGGTGGGCGCGGCCGGAGAAGAGCATCAGCTTCTTCTCGCCGGTCGTCTTGATCCCGGTCACAGCACTGTCTCCTCGACGGGTTCTCTGGCCGCAAAAACCCCGCGCTCCCGTGCGCGCGTGCGAGCCAGCCGAATTTGTGTGCACGTATCACGGTACGCCGACTTCGACGCACTCGTTTCCGGTCAGCTTTCGCCGGCGGACTTCTCACTGGCAGCCAGAGCGGCCTGCGCCGCAGCGCTCCCCGGCCTCTTCCGAGCCACCCAACCCTCGATATTCCGCTGCTGGCCACGGGCCACGGCCAGCGAACCGGGCGGCACGTCCTTCGTGATGACGGACCCGGCAGCGGTGTAGACGCCGTCCCCGATCGTGATGGGTGCCACAAACATGTTGTCCGAACCGGTACGACAGTGCGAGCCGATCGTCGTGTGGTGCTTCGCCTCACCGTCGTAATTCACGAAGACGCTCGCCGCACCGATGTTCGTGAACTCACCGATCGTCGCATCACCCACGTACGACAGATGAGGGACCTTCGTCCCCTCACCGATCACCGCGTTCTTCATCTCCACATACGTACCGGCCTTTGAACGGGCACCGAGATCCGTCCCCGGACGCAGATACGCATACGGCCCCACAGAGGCGCCCTCACCCACCACGGCCCCATCCGCCACCGTGTTGTCCACCCGGGCACCCCGCCCGACCCGCGTGTCCTTCAACCGCGAGTTCGGACCCACCACCGCGTCCTCGGCCACATGCGTCGAACCCAGCAGCAGCGTGTTCGGCAACACCGTCGCGTCCGGCTCGAACGTCACCGTCACATCCACGAACGTCGACGCCGGATCCACCACCGTCACACCCGCCAGCATCGCCCGCTCCAGCAACCGTGCATTCAACAGCGCACGCGCCTCCGCCAGCTGCACCCGGTTGTTGATCCCCAGAATCTCCCGGTGATCCACCGCCACCGACGCACCCACCCGGTGCCCGGCCTCCCGCAGGATCGACAACACGTCCGTCAGGTACTCCTCACCCTGACTGTTGTCCGTCCGCACCTTCCCCAGCGCATCCGCCAGCAGCACCCCGTCGAACGCGAACACCCCGGAATTGATCTCCCGGATCGCCCGCTGCTCCTCCGTGGCGTCCTTGTGCTCCACGATCTCCGTCACCGCACCGGACACCACGTCCCGCACGATCCGGCCGTAACCCGTCGCATCCGGCACCTCGGCGGTCAGCACGGTCACCGCATTGCCGTCGGCGGCATGCGTCGCGGCCAGCGCCCGCAGCGTCTCGCCCGACAGCAGCGGCGTGTCACCGCACACCACCACCACGGTCCCCTCGGGCGCCCGTCCCAGCTCCGCCAGAGCCGTCCGCACCGCGTGCCCCGTGCCGTTCTGCTCCTCCTGCACGGCCGTCCGGGTCCCCGCGTAGAACGCGTCCAGATGCCCCTTCACCTGCTCCCGCGCATGCCCCACGACCACGACCAGGTCCTCGGGCTCCAGCTCACGAGCGGCGGACACGACATGCCCGACGAGCGACCGCCCGGCGATCTCGTGCAGGACCTTGGGGGTCTTCGACTTCATGCGGGTGCCCTCACCCGCTGCGAGGACGACGACGGCGGCCGGGCGGTTGGCGCTCACGGGAATGCCCTTCGGCTTTCGGGTGGTGGACTTCCGAAGGATACCGGGGGGTACCGGGGCGGACATGAGTAAGGGTCCCGACCGGGGAGGTCGGGACCCGAACCAGGCATGCGGGCTCCCGGGGGAGGACTCGAACCCCCATGATCAGAACCAAAATCTGACGTCTTGCCCTTAGACGACCCGGGATGGCCGCTATGTCCGATTTCCTCGGACGGTCGCGGAAGCAGCCCCTACTATGCCGCACCAGGCCCCCTCGATGCGACGGTAGAGGTCGGCGCTGCCGCGAACCCGGATGGCCAGGCAACCTCGGTAGTCGTCCGCGACGTTCTTTCGGCTGGTCCTGGGGTTGTGGCGCTTGAGGGCCGTCTTCCCGAAGCGGTCAGGGGCGGCGCTGGTGATGCCGGCCCAGTAGCGCTCGGCCGCCGCGACGTCCGCGCTCTCGTGGATCATGACGTGATACACGTGCCGCTCTCGGTCCACGCCTAGGAGGTCGAGCCAGGCGATGAAGGTCTGGATCATGCCGGGGTCGCTGTTCACGAACGTGACGCGTTCCCGGCGGGCGTACGACTTGTCCTTGGTGCCCTCGGCCCAATAGAGGGCCACCCCCACCAGGAAGAGTTCGCGCTCGGAGAGTGCGCCCACCTCCCGCGCGGCGGCCTCCTTGGCGCGACGCCGCTCCTCGTCGCGGATGCGCATCGTCGCCTCCCAGCCCTTGCGGGCGATCGCCGATGCCTCCTCGCGGGTGCGCTTTTGCTCCGGCTTCGGCAGGTCCCTCACCCACAGCGAGATCGAGCTCTTCGAGCAGCCCAGCTCGACCTGGATCTGGTCGTAGGTCATGCCCTGGAGGCGGAGCTCGCGGGCGCGGGCGCGGAGGTCGTCCTTGGCGTTGGGGCGGCGGGTCCAGTCGGGTGGGGGTTCGCCTTTGACGAGGCGGTTGAGGAGGTCGTTGTTGTGGACCTGCAGGCGGTCGCGGATCTGGCGGAGGCTGAGTCCTTCGCGGCGTAAGGCGATCGCTCGTTCGCGCAGGGTCTCGAAGTCCGCGTAGCGGTTCGTTTCGGGTGTCATGGGACGAGGTTCGTCCGGAATGCGGACGTCCGGGTCGAATGTGTGGCCGGTTCACCAGTTCGAGGGACGGGTGTGTGGGTGCGTTGACACGCCGGGAAAATCGGTGGCCCTCGCCCGTAGGGTGGGAGGCATGACCGCAACGGGGGCAGACCGGGACGCGGCGGGCACGGAGGTGGCCCGCCGGAGCTGGTGGTGGTGGGGGAGACGGCGCAGTGTGGTGCTGGACGTGACGCTGGCCGTCGCGTCGGCGCTGGAGTGCGGGCTCGAGGGGGTCGGGTTCGCGCGTGAGGCGTCGGTGCCGGTGCCGGTGGGGGTGTTGTTCGGGCTGGTGGTGGGGTCGGTGCTGCTCGTGCGGCGGCGGTGGCCGATCACGGTGGTGCTCGTCTCGATCGCGGTGACGCCGGCGGAGATGGGCTTTCTGATGGGGATCGTCGGTCTCTATTCGCTGGCCGCGTCGGAGGTGCCTCGGCGGTATACGGCCGGTCTTGCGGGGATGTCGACGGTGGCCGTGTACGTGGTGACGGTGGTGCGGATGCGCCAGGACGTCGCGGAGGCGGACGCGGGGCAGGCGGATTTCGATCCGAGTGGCTGGTACGTGCCGGTCGTGTCGATGTTCATGACGTTGGGGCTGAACGCTCCGCCGGTGTTGTTCGGGCTGTACATAGGGGCGCGGCGTCGGCTGATGGAGTCGTTGCGGGAGCGGGCGGACAGTCTGGAGCAGGAGCTGTCGCTGCTCGCGGACCGGGCGGAGGAGCGGGCGCAGTGGGCGCGTCAGGAGGAGCGGACGCGGATCGCGCGGGAGATGCACGACGTGGTGGCGCATCGGGTGTCGTTGATGGTGGTGCACGCGGCGGCGTTGCAGGCGGTGGCGTTGAAGGATCCGCAGAAGGCGGTGCGGAACGCGGCGCTGGTGGGGGACATGGGCCGGCAGGCGTTGACGGAGTTGCGGGAGATGCTGGGGGTGTTGCGGGAGGGGACTCCGGTTGCGTCCGCCTCGTCCGCCTCACCTGCCTCGTCCGTTTCGTCCGCGTCGTCCGCGTCGTCCGACGGGGTCGCTGGGGGTTCGTCGGCCGGGGTGCCGTTGGCTGCGGTGGGGCGCGCGGCGGCGGCTGCCGCGGAGGCGGCTGCGGAGGGTGAGGGGCCGTGTCTGGACGCGCTGGAGGGGTTGGTCGAGCAGTCGCGGCAGGCGGGTGTGGTGGTGGAGCTGGTGGTGATGGGGGAGCGGCGGCGGTACGGGGTCGAGGTGGAGCGGACGGCGTACCGGGTGGTTCAGGAGGCGTTGACGAACGTCCACAAGCATGCGGTGGGTGCCGAGGTCGTCGTGCGGTTGGCGCATCGGGAGGGGGAGGTCGCGATGCAGGTGGAGAACGGTCCGTCGGACGGTGCGGTGGCGGGTGCGGGGCTGCCGAGTGGGGGGAACGGCCTGGTGGGGATGCGGGAGCGGGTGTCCCGGCTGGGTGGGGTGTTCGTGTCGGGTCCGACGGAGGCGGGTGGTTTCCGGGTGAGTGCGGTGCTGCCGGTGGACCGGACGGTGTGAGGGGGCGGGGCCCGGTGCGGGGTGCCGGGCGGCGCGGCGCGTCCTAGGGGGCTTGGACGAGGCGGGTGGGCTGGGTGCCGGTGACGAGGGTGCTCAGGGCGGTGTCGATGTCCCGGCCGAGGTACCAGTCGCCGGTGTGGTCGACGCTGTAGACGCGTCCTTCGATGTCCATGGCGAGGACGGCGCGCTGTTCGTCGCGGTCGGTTTCTTCGCCGAGGGGGGCGAGCTCGGTGTGGAGGGCGCGGCCGAGGTCGCCGAGGGTGCGGGCGAGGTGGAGTCCGGCGAGGGGGTCGATGCGTACGGTCGCGGGTGCTATCTGGCGGCCGTGGCCGGGGGCGGTGATGTGGAGGCCGCCGAATTCGGCCCAGGCTTCGACGACGGCGGGGAAGACGGTGTGGCGGTGCCCGGCGGGGGAGACGTGGCCGCGGAGGGTGTCGGCCCATTGTTCGGCGAGTTTGATGTCCCAGCGGCCGGGTTGCCAGCCGGCTTCGCGGAGGGCGGCGTCGACGTTGACGGGGAAGCGGGTGCTGTTGAGGTCGGGCATGAGGGGCGGGTTCAGCCGTTCTGGGCGGTCGTGGGGTCGACGGTGCGGACTCCGAAGTGGGCGAGCATGGCCGTACAGGAGCGGCAGGGCGGGGCGTAGGTGCCGTGGAGCGGGTCGCCGTCCTCGCGGATGCGGCGGGCGGTGAGTTTGGCGTGCTTGAGGGAGCGGCGTGCCTCGCTGTGGGTGAGTGGTTTGCGCTGGGCTCGTTTGGAGCGGGTGTTCTCGGCGGCGGTGAGGTGCCGGGAGAGCAGGATCGCTTCGGGGCAGCGTCCGGTGAAGCGTTCGCGCTGGCCGCTGGTGAGGGTGTCGAGGAAGTCCTGGACGAGGGGGTGCAGGGCGGGCGGCTGGTCGCCGCGGGCGGCGGTGCAGGTGAGTGTTTCGCCGCGGACGGAGAGGGCCGCGCCGACGGTGGGCAGGATTCCGTCTCGGCGGTGGCGCAGTAAGGGGGCGCGGTGGGTGTCGGTGTCGCTGCCCCAGTTGAGGCGTGGGTCACCCTGCGTGGGCGGTGGTGCCGGTGTGGTGCTTGTCTGCATGGTGCTGGTCTTCCCCTCCTGCAATCCCCCGAGTTGCGGGAACAGCCTGCCAAACGGGGTGGCCGATGGGGAAGCTGGGGCGGGGAAACGGGGTTTCGGTGTGTCGGAATCATGGCGGTGCTGTCATGCCGTCGTGACAGTTGGTCACCGTGGAGGGGGTGGGGGTGGTCGGCCGGCATCTGGCCGGGTGGTGGGGTGGGGGCACCGCTTAGGCTGTGCGGACCAGCCGGTACGAGTTACCAGTAGAAGCCACGCGGCAGACGCCACAGCAGCCACTCAGGGGGCAACCGCCATGACGACAGGTCGGCTCGGCCAGGACACCGTGCCGCCGAACGCGGCGTACGCCGGGCAGGTCGTGCACTTCCCGGATCCGGTCCGGGCTTCCCGTCATCCGCGAGGGGTGCGGGTGGACGAGCGCGGCTACCCGGATTTCTCTCCGTACGCGCGGGCGGCGGCGGAGATCGCCGATCCTCCGGAGGGGTTCGGGGTCGATGAACTGCGCCTGACGGATTACGTGTCGGCGAACGCGGCGTTGGCGGCGACGGGTCACGAGTTGTGGGACACGATTCCGGCGGTGGCGACGCCGCACGGCTGGACGTGGCATCACGTGGCGCATTCGCGGCGTCTGGAGCTGGTTCCGGTCGAGGTGAAGGCGTTGCTGCGGCATCACGGCGGGGTGGCGACGGCGGGTTCGGTGGACCAGTCGAAGCGGGGTACGCGGCCGCTGCAGGAGACCCGGCCGGTGCATTTCCGGTTGCCGAAGCGCGGTGTGGCGGTGTCGGAGCAGCAGGTGCAGGGGGTCGAGGAGGATCTGGGCTACCGGCTGCCGGGGGCGTATCGCGCGTTCCTGAAGGCGGCGGGTGGTTGTGCGCCGGTGGGTACGGCGTTGGACGCGGAGCTGGGGCTGCTGGTGGACCAGCCGTTCTTCACGGTGCGTGAGGAGGCGGGGGTCAATGACCTGGTGTACGTCAACAAGTGTCTTCGTGATCATCTGACGAAGGACTTCCTGGGTGTGGCCTTCGTGCAGGGCGGTCTGCTCGCGGTGAAGGTGAAGGGCGAGGCGGTCGGCTCGGTGTGGTTCTGCGCGTATGACGACGCGCGGGACGGTGGCGAGGTGGCGGCCGGCTGGACGGTGAACGAGCGGGTGGAGCGTCTGCTGCTGCCCTGTGGTGTGGATTTCGACGCGTTCTTGCAGCGGTTGGCGGGCAGTCCGCCGGAGCTGGAGACGGTGGCGAATCTGATGGTGGACGGTGGCTTCGCGCGTGCCGTGCCCGTGGTCCCGGTGGGGGAGTGAGCTGGCTGTGGTGACGTTCGCGCAGGCGCAGGAGCGTGCCGAGGAGTGGATCAACGGCGATGTGCCGGCGTATCTGCACCGTGAGGTGCGGGTGCGGGAGTTCGGTCTCGGGTTCGTGGTGTGGGCGGAGGACCGTGCGGAGGCGCCGACTCCGGACGGGGGACGGCAGCGTCTGGTCATCGCGCGGGACAGCGGCGAGGCGACGTTGTGGCCGGGGTTGCCGGTGGGTGAGGTGATCCGCCGGTACGAGGAGGAGTACGGGGCCGCGGCGGAGGCGGCGGCGCCGGTTCCGGCTCAGGCGGCGCGGGTGGATCTGAACCAGACGTCGTTCCTGTTGAGCCCGCCGGAGTGGCTTCAGGAGGCGGCGGACAAGATCGGTCTTCCGCCGGTGGGGTCGAACGCTTCGCAGGCGGCCGCGGCCGCGTCGCCGGAGTCGGCGTCGCACACGCCGCCGCTGCCGATGCCGGGCGGGGGCGACGAGGGTGCGGCCCCCGCGGGGGCGCTGCCCGAGGCCGTGCCGGTGGTGTCGGGCGATGCGGCCGGGGATGCGCCGACCGGTGTGGCGGAGCCGGGTGTGGCGCAGGCGGGTGCCGGGGCGGTGGCTTCGGGCGCCGTTTCCGGGGCGCCGTCCCTCGGCGGTGCGTCCGCCGGTGGTTCGTCCGCCGGTGGTGCGTCCCTCGGCGGTGCGTCCGCCGGTGGTTCGTCCGCCGGGGGCCTGTCCGGCGAGGCCGCGTCCGCGGAGGGCCCGTCCGCCGGGACCGGGTCCGTGGGCCCGGGCTCCGCCGGGGACTCCGTGTCCGAGGTGTCGGCCGCGCCGTGGGAGGTCGCGTCGCCGGACGGTGCCGCGTCCGTGGACGGCTCCGCCGGAGCTGGAGCTGGAGCTGGAGCTGGAGCCGGTGCCGGTGCCGGTGCGGGGGCCGGTGCCTCCGCTGACGCGCCGGGATCCCCTGCCGCGTCGGGATCCGCTGCCGCGTCGGACTCGGCCGATGTGCCGGGCTCGGCCGACGGGCCGGGGCGGGGCGTGGAGACGGAGGCCGCTTCCGGGGCGCCCGTCGCGGACGGTGCCGCCGGGGCCGTGCCCGAGGTGTCGGATGCGCCCTGGGCGGCGGCTTCGGACGCCGCCTCGCCGGCGGACGGTGCCGCCGGGGGCGACCACGAGCCGACCGCTTCGGACGGTGTGCCCGCCCAGAGCCCCTGGGCGGACGCGAACGCCAGCGTCGGCGGCGCCGACGGGGCGGTGCCGCTGCCGGCGACGGTGTTCGCGCCGCCGCTGTCGGGTGCCGACGACGAGGACGCGCCGCCGCCGTCGGTGGGTCCGGACGCGCCGACGGCGCTGATGAAGGGCGGCAGCGCGCTGCCGCCGACCGCGATCGCGCCGCGGCTGGACACGGACGGCATGTTCGGCCAGGGCGGCCCGCAGGTTCCGCCCGCGCCGTCGTCCGCGCCCGCCGCTTCCGCGACTCCCCCCGTGACTCCGGCGGCCCCTCCGGTGTCGCCGCCCGCTCCGCCCGCTCCTTCCGCGCCGTCCGCTCCGGGAGCCGCCGACATCGCCGACGCGGCGACCAGCAAGGCGCAGACGCCGCCGCCGGGTGGCTATGTGCGCACGCAGCTGGTGTCGCAGCTCGGG
It encodes:
- a CDS encoding SUKH-4 family immunity protein, whose translation is MVTFAQAQERAEEWINGDVPAYLHREVRVREFGLGFVVWAEDRAEAPTPDGGRQRLVIARDSGEATLWPGLPVGEVIRRYEEEYGAAAEAAAPVPAQAARVDLNQTSFLLSPPEWLQEAADKIGLPPVGSNASQAAAAASPESASHTPPLPMPGGGDEGAAPAGALPEAVPVVSGDAAGDAPTGVAEPGVAQAGAGAVASGAVSGAPSLGGASAGGSSAGGASLGGASAGGSSAGGLSGEAASAEGPSAGTGSVGPGSAGDSVSEVSAAPWEVASPDGAASVDGSAGAGAGAGAGAGAGAGAGAGASADAPGSPAASGSAAASDSADVPGSADGPGRGVETEAASGAPVADGAAGAVPEVSDAPWAAASDAASPADGAAGGDHEPTASDGVPAQSPWADANASVGGADGAVPLPATVFAPPLSGADDEDAPPPSVGPDAPTALMKGGSALPPTAIAPRLDTDGMFGQGGPQVPPAPSSAPAASATPPVTPAAPPVSPPAPPAPSAPSAPGAADIADAATSKAQTPPPGGYVRTQLVSQLGPDGPLPPGPPAPPGPPAPPAPPGATPPPAVHHAATMLAHPSQAGQSGPGAPPPPPPPPGVPGAGGGTPPGGVAHAATMLAHPSQAGQSGPGAPPPPPPPPGVPGAGGGTPPGGVAHAATMLAHPGQGGPAGPPPPPGPAPAPLGAPAAPAYGYPQPQPTGLPTVGPGYQAVLRYRAPDGSEQQIIRRSAPGTPHPEWQILHELRAMNVPPQQVLELHTELESCELPGGYCARMIRETWPQARITNIAPYGRDHAGRQQGMRQLLTHQGELHQVADGPARPAPVRAPLPQVQPAPPLPPDAVAQELAGAFGPGILRFDQRAVSRQGVPELVAVTLVWAGLPADFGPFFWAQPAMPVVPTLAELAAQRQVQPASDASSYLVLGSDFGRAICVQYGTAHIVAVPVEAGPGGQPVPPQFVNTGLPEFVRCLALLGRMWRLRFGLNPEQAGRWTVDFQAQLAMLDPAALSSPENWWSVLLEQMWDGLL